In Thermogemmatispora onikobensis, the following proteins share a genomic window:
- the tyrS gene encoding tyrosine--tRNA ligase, with protein sequence WTARLGDPSGRENARKPLSAEQVKANAATYLDQFYRIVDREQTEVRWQSEWFDQFTLADVMRLLSYKTVAQMLARDDFAKRFHSGIEIYLSELMYPLLQGYDSVALRADVEIGGTDQTFNLLVGRELQPIFGQPPQQILTVQLIVGLDGQLKMGKSLNNYIALTAPPNDMYGKLMSLPDHAMRSYFETLTDVPDEELEEMSRKMAEGTLNPMVVKRRMAREIVSEFHGSEAAQAAEEAFIRQFSQRQLPEEMPLYPLTEPVNIVTLLVEARLVPSRNEARRLIQQGGVSFFPHGATSEVQKIETPDFMVPPSEGAVLKVGKLRYLRITSPSSSSVQS encoded by the coding sequence TGGACGGCGCGCCTGGGCGATCCAAGCGGACGAGAGAATGCGCGCAAGCCACTGAGCGCCGAGCAGGTCAAGGCCAATGCCGCTACTTATCTCGACCAGTTCTATCGCATCGTTGATCGCGAGCAGACCGAGGTACGCTGGCAGAGCGAATGGTTTGATCAGTTCACCCTGGCCGATGTCATGCGCCTGCTCAGCTACAAGACAGTGGCACAGATGCTGGCCCGCGACGATTTTGCCAAGCGTTTCCACAGCGGCATCGAGATCTATCTGTCAGAATTGATGTATCCACTCTTGCAGGGCTACGATTCAGTGGCACTGCGTGCCGATGTGGAGATCGGCGGTACCGATCAGACCTTTAATTTGCTGGTGGGGCGAGAGCTGCAGCCAATCTTTGGTCAGCCACCGCAGCAGATTCTCACGGTGCAACTGATCGTGGGGCTGGATGGCCAACTGAAGATGGGCAAATCGCTGAATAACTATATTGCCCTGACGGCCCCACCCAACGATATGTACGGCAAGCTGATGTCGCTGCCCGATCACGCGATGAGAAGCTACTTTGAGACGCTGACCGATGTCCCCGACGAGGAGCTGGAAGAGATGAGCCGCAAGATGGCCGAGGGGACACTTAACCCAATGGTGGTCAAGCGCCGCATGGCTCGTGAAATCGTGAGCGAGTTCCACGGTTCCGAGGCCGCTCAGGCAGCGGAGGAAGCTTTTATTCGCCAGTTCTCCCAGCGACAGCTCCCAGAGGAGATGCCTCTCTATCCGCTGACGGAGCCGGTCAATATTGTCACCCTCCTGGTGGAGGCCAGGCTCGTTCCCAGCCGCAACGAGGCCCGTCGCCTGATCCAGCAGGGAGGCGTGAGCTTCTTCCCCCACGGCGCTACCAGCGAGGTCCAAAAGATCGAGACGCCCGATTTCATGGTGCCTCCCAGTGAGGGCGCCGTACTCAAAGTTGGCAAGCTGCGCTATCTGCGCATTACTTCGCCTTCTTCTTCTTCAGTCCAGTCTTGA